From Streptomyces sp. NBC_00683, one genomic window encodes:
- a CDS encoding cyclophilin-like fold protein has translation MTFTFRRALTATAATGVLLLAATACSDDSSAEQPPSTTSVSSSAPASGEPPTSASASPSGSDRSTPMDIRVTIDGQEVEATLNDSPAARDLASLLPLTLDLKDFHGTERIADPPRKLTTENAPVPQAPKTGDLTYYAPWGNLAIFYKDGPSASSDLLVLGHINADADQLSGADRITIEAAS, from the coding sequence ATGACCTTCACCTTTCGCCGGGCCCTGACTGCCACCGCCGCCACCGGCGTGCTGCTGCTGGCTGCGACCGCCTGCTCCGACGACTCGTCCGCCGAGCAGCCTCCCTCCACCACCTCCGTCTCGTCGTCCGCCCCGGCGTCCGGGGAGCCGCCGACCTCGGCGTCCGCGAGCCCGTCCGGATCAGACAGGAGCACTCCGATGGACATCCGCGTCACCATCGACGGCCAAGAGGTCGAGGCGACCCTGAACGACAGCCCCGCCGCCCGCGACCTGGCCTCCCTCCTCCCGCTCACCCTGGACCTGAAGGACTTCCACGGGACCGAGCGGATCGCCGACCCGCCCAGGAAACTGACCACCGAGAACGCGCCCGTACCGCAGGCGCCGAAGACCGGAGACCTCACCTACTACGCCCCCTGGGGCAACCTCGCCATCTTCTACAAGGACGGCCCCTCCGCCTCCTCCGATCTACTGGTCCTCGGTCACATCAACGCCGACGCCGACCAGCTGTCCGGGGCCGACCGGATCACCATCGAGGCCGCCTCCTGA
- a CDS encoding SDR family NAD(P)-dependent oxidoreductase: protein MTTFALVGAGPGLGLAAARRFGQAGHRVALLSRSAQHQDNLAAELARDNIHARGFTADVLDPASLTAALQEAADTLGPVEILQFSPVPRSDFMKPVLDTTAADLDDPLAFSVKGPLTCVNTVLPGMRELGRGTLLFVNGGSAVRPKASVAGTSIAFAAESAYAQMLHTTLAPESIHVTQLIVPGAISPGSATSSPEALADLLYGLHNDRKGFRHYAEPMPDPQDGTP from the coding sequence GTGACCACCTTCGCTCTTGTTGGTGCCGGCCCCGGTCTGGGGCTGGCTGCCGCCCGTCGCTTCGGCCAAGCGGGCCACCGCGTCGCCCTCCTCTCGCGCAGCGCCCAGCACCAGGACAACCTGGCAGCTGAACTGGCCAGGGACAACATCCACGCCCGCGGCTTCACCGCCGACGTCCTGGACCCCGCCTCCCTCACCGCAGCCCTGCAAGAGGCCGCGGACACACTGGGGCCCGTCGAGATCCTCCAGTTCAGCCCGGTACCCCGCAGCGACTTCATGAAGCCGGTCCTGGACACCACCGCGGCCGACCTGGACGACCCGCTGGCCTTCTCCGTCAAGGGGCCACTCACCTGCGTGAACACCGTTCTGCCCGGGATGCGGGAGCTCGGGCGGGGCACGCTGCTGTTCGTCAACGGCGGCAGCGCGGTACGCCCGAAGGCCAGCGTGGCCGGGACCTCGATCGCGTTCGCAGCCGAGAGCGCGTACGCGCAGATGCTCCACACCACCCTCGCCCCCGAGAGCATCCACGTCACACAGCTCATCGTGCCCGGGGCGATCAGCCCCGGCTCCGCGACCTCCAGCCCCGAGGCCCTCGCTGACCTGTTGTACGGCCTGCACAACGACCGCAAGGGCTTCCGCCACTACGCCGAGCCCATGCCCGACCCGCAGGACGGCACCCCATGA
- a CDS encoding (R)-mandelonitrile lyase encodes MQITRSSIDTVKGPADWFTGDVYIDPVAAAPAPSRVTASLVHFMPGARTHWHRHPLGQTVFVTEGVGLCQRRGGPVEVIRPGDRVLFEADEEHWHGAAPNRLMVHLAINEGDDTHDIVHWLNPVTDEEYTATPATG; translated from the coding sequence GTGCAGATCACCCGCAGCTCGATCGACACCGTCAAGGGCCCGGCAGACTGGTTCACGGGCGACGTCTACATCGACCCCGTCGCCGCCGCGCCCGCCCCGTCCCGGGTCACCGCGTCCCTGGTTCACTTCATGCCCGGCGCCCGCACCCACTGGCACCGCCACCCCTTGGGCCAGACCGTCTTCGTCACCGAAGGCGTCGGCCTGTGCCAGCGCCGCGGTGGCCCGGTGGAAGTCATCCGGCCCGGTGACCGCGTCCTGTTCGAAGCCGACGAGGAGCACTGGCACGGCGCCGCCCCGAATCGGCTCATGGTCCACCTGGCCATCAATGAGGGCGACGACACCCACGACATCGTGCACTGGCTGAACCCCGTCACCGACGAGGAATACACCGCCACCCCGGCCACCGGCTGA
- a CDS encoding zinc-dependent alcohol dehydrogenase family protein: MRGAVIHAPGDIRFETVDNAKILKPTDAVIRTAVTCVCGSDLWPYRGAEPTEHAHPMGHEYIGFVEEVGSAVTSVKPGQFVVGSFATSDNTCANCRNGFQSNCLNREFMSTCQAEYVRIPNAQGTLVATEDVPGEDLWPGLLAVSDVMGTGWWAADAAEVRPGSTAVVVGDGAVGLCGVIAAKELGAERIIAMSRHASRQKLAREFGATDIVTERGEEGVARIKELTGGIGADSVLECVGTAQAMSQALHSARPGGNVGFVGVPHEVAVDGQELFFSHVGLRGGPAPVRRYLPDLIDRVLQGRIDPGKVFDLTLPLEQVAEGYKAMDERRAIKTLLKP, from the coding sequence ATGCGCGGAGCAGTGATCCACGCCCCCGGTGACATCCGGTTCGAGACCGTGGACAACGCCAAGATCCTCAAGCCGACCGACGCCGTCATCCGGACGGCCGTGACCTGCGTGTGCGGTTCCGACCTATGGCCCTATCGCGGTGCGGAGCCGACGGAGCACGCACATCCCATGGGCCACGAGTACATCGGCTTCGTCGAGGAGGTCGGATCCGCGGTCACCTCGGTGAAGCCGGGCCAGTTCGTCGTCGGCTCGTTCGCCACCTCGGACAACACCTGCGCGAACTGTCGCAACGGCTTCCAGTCGAACTGCCTGAATCGCGAGTTCATGTCCACCTGCCAGGCCGAGTATGTCCGCATTCCCAACGCCCAGGGCACCCTGGTCGCCACCGAGGACGTGCCGGGCGAGGATCTGTGGCCCGGTCTGCTTGCCGTGTCCGACGTCATGGGCACCGGCTGGTGGGCCGCGGACGCCGCCGAGGTGAGGCCCGGCTCGACCGCCGTGGTCGTCGGCGACGGCGCGGTCGGCCTGTGCGGCGTGATCGCGGCCAAGGAGCTGGGCGCGGAGCGCATCATCGCCATGTCACGGCACGCCTCCCGCCAGAAGCTGGCGCGCGAGTTCGGCGCCACCGACATCGTCACCGAGCGCGGTGAGGAAGGTGTCGCCCGGATCAAGGAGCTGACCGGCGGGATCGGTGCCGACTCGGTCCTGGAGTGCGTCGGCACCGCTCAGGCCATGAGCCAGGCCCTGCACTCCGCCCGGCCCGGCGGCAACGTCGGCTTCGTCGGCGTCCCCCATGAGGTCGCTGTCGACGGGCAGGAACTGTTCTTCTCCCACGTCGGCCTGCGCGGCGGCCCCGCCCCCGTACGCCGCTACCTCCCCGACCTGATCGACCGCGTCCTTCAGGGCCGGATTGACCCGGGCAAGGTCTTCGACCTCACCCTGCCCCTGGAGCAGGTCGCCGAGGGCTACAAGGCAATGGACGAGCGCCGTGCGATCAAAACCCTCCTCAAGCCCTGA
- a CDS encoding helix-turn-helix transcriptional regulator, whose protein sequence is MDNREEVREFLTSRRAKITPEQAGLPAGPRRRVPGLRRSEVAALADMSVEYYAKLERGNLAGVSPSVLEALARALQLDDAERAHLLNLAQAADGSDVLNRPRRRRTKDQWRPHRSLQWTLDAITAGPAFVRNGRMGILAANPLARAFYADVYAAPGNQANLARFNFLDPASRRFYPDWDLFADVAVAILRTEAGRNPHDKDLHDLVGELSTRSEEFRTRWGAHNVRHHGTGTKRFHHPAVGGLTLAFEGLEMAAEPGLTLTIYTAEPGSPSEEGLRLLASWAATQNSDSPSTTKNAGR, encoded by the coding sequence ATGGACAACCGCGAGGAGGTCCGCGAGTTCCTCACCTCGCGGCGAGCCAAGATCACCCCCGAGCAGGCCGGACTGCCGGCAGGCCCCCGACGCCGGGTTCCCGGCCTTCGCAGAAGCGAGGTCGCTGCCCTGGCCGACATGAGCGTCGAGTACTACGCCAAGCTCGAACGCGGCAACCTCGCCGGCGTCTCACCGTCCGTCCTGGAAGCTCTCGCCCGGGCCCTTCAGCTCGATGACGCCGAACGCGCCCACCTGCTGAACCTGGCCCAGGCCGCCGACGGATCGGACGTCCTCAACCGCCCCCGCCGACGGCGTACGAAGGACCAGTGGCGGCCGCACCGCAGCCTGCAATGGACCTTGGACGCCATCACCGCAGGTCCTGCGTTCGTCCGCAACGGCCGCATGGGCATCCTGGCCGCCAACCCGCTCGCCCGCGCCTTCTACGCCGACGTCTACGCCGCCCCCGGCAACCAGGCGAACCTGGCCCGCTTCAACTTCCTCGACCCCGCCTCGCGCCGCTTCTACCCCGACTGGGACCTCTTCGCTGACGTCGCCGTGGCCATCCTGCGCACCGAAGCCGGGCGAAATCCGCACGACAAGGACCTGCACGACCTCGTCGGCGAGCTGTCCACCCGCAGCGAGGAATTCCGCACCCGCTGGGGCGCCCACAACGTCCGTCACCACGGCACCGGCACCAAACGCTTCCACCACCCGGCCGTCGGAGGGCTCACCCTCGCCTTCGAGGGCCTGGAAATGGCCGCCGAACCCGGCCTCACCCTCACCATCTACACCGCCGAACCCGGCTCGCCCTCCGAAGAAGGACTGCGCCTGCTCGCCTCCTGGGCTGCCACCCAGAACAGCGACAGCCCCTCCACCACAAAGAACGCGGGCCGGTAG